The following coding sequences are from one Arachis hypogaea cultivar Tifrunner chromosome 7, arahy.Tifrunner.gnm2.J5K5, whole genome shotgun sequence window:
- the LOC140174312 gene encoding uncharacterized protein encodes MGGASTSMPVIAPECLLEYRPAGPVGAFTLTHPSPDVGHEGEPDRVENAMQEDDSDEESADIGGDSDDKILTNPARCQAPSSAGTHEQPAHYSTLDLGAISQLTDSAPTYGGRGLHEENSVTEFQIGQSFHSKEEAVLIVKDYSIRRGVEYRVMESDHPKYHGRCKEFGKGCTWMIRISLRAQKGTWEVRRYNGPHTCLATSIFSDHRQLDYHVICVKIFSLVRANAVVSIKVLQEATEGTYGFKASYRKTWLAKQKAVAQIYGDWEESTELPHWILGVQSTMEGTVTLLKTSPVRVGDDVDDSTVYFYRLCWTFPPCVEAFLHCKPLGILVILDRHNGIKATLENPNSGWLPPLAYRAFCIRHVAANFALSFKGTDAKRLLVNAAYAITEAEFHYWFDITRTENPTAEAQLASGAKFCQSFMKAMERTLKDSRCFTVTLLDRHQSEYTVAETTPTGSFLLGTYRVSLQHCICDCGYFQALHYLCCHAIACCAQSRLDWSIYVDEFYTMQKVFKVYQIGFVPPIPEGLWPPYDGPTVISDPNLRRCRDSRPRSTRIQNNMDEADPNRPKRCGLCRQPGHTRRSCPQRSSTVAGSS; translated from the exons ATGGGGGGTGCCTCCACCTCGATGCCCGTCATTGCACCTGAGTGTTTGTTGGAGTATCGGCCAGCCGGTCCAGTTGGGGCATTCACCTTAACTCATCCATCTCCAGATGTAGGACATGAGGGGGAACCGGATCGGGTGGAAAATGCTATGCAAGAGGATGATTCTGATGAAGAGTCTGCTGACATTGGAGGGGACAGCGATGATAAAATTTTGACAAACCCAGCAAGATGTCAAGCGCCGTCAAGTGCCGGCACACATGAGCAACCTGCACATTATTCTACCCTGGATCTGGGAGCCATCAGCCAACTGACGGATTCAGCACCAACCTATGGGGGTCGAGGCTTGCACGAGGAAAATTCTGTAACTGAATTTCAAATTGGCCAATCTTTCCATAGTAAGGAGGAAGCTGTGCTTATTGTAAAGGATTACAGCATTCGGCGCGGAGTTGAGTATAGAGTGATGGAGTCAGATCATCCTAAGTACCATGGGAGATGCAAGGAGTTTGGGAAGGGTTGCACATGGATGATTCGCATCAGCCTTCGAGCACAGAAGGGAACCTGGGAGGTTCGGCGGTACAACGGACCACACACATGCTTGGCTACATCGATATTCAGCGACCACCGACAACTAGATTATCATGTGATCTGTGTGAAGATATTTTCTCTGGTTCGAGCCAATGCGGTGGTATCGATAAAGGTGTTGCAAGAAGCTACTGAAGGAACGTACGGGTTCAAGGCAAGTTACAGGAAGACGTGGTTGGCAAAACAGAAGGCGGTAGCACAGATATACGGGGACTGGGAAGAGTCCACCGAGCTACCTCATTGGATCCTTGGTGTGCAGTCCACCATGGAGGGGACGGTTACGTTGTTGAAGACATCTCCGGTTCGCGTGGGTGATGACGTGGATGACTCAACCGTGTACTTTTATCGTCTTTGCTGGACGTTTCCTCCTTGTGTTGAAGCTTTCCTACATTGCAAGCCATTG GGGATACTAGTCATTTTAGATAGGCACAATGGCATCAAGGCTACACTAGAGAACCCGAACAGTGGGTGGTTACCCCCACTTGCGTACCGAGCATTTTGTATTCGGCATGTTGCAGCTAACTTCGCACTCAGTTTCAAGGGCACGGATGCAAAGCGTTTGCTTGTGAACGCTGCTTATGCGATAACTGAGGCAGAATTTCACTATTGGTTTGATATAACGCGGACTGAGAATCCG ACGGCAGAGGCTCAATTGGCCAGCGGTGCCAAGTTCTGCCAGTCTTTTATGAAGGCGATGGAGCGCACCTTGAAAGACTCTAGATGTTTCACTGTCACCCTGCTCGATAGACACCAGTCTGAGTACACTGTTGCCGAGACGACGCCCACCGGGAGCTTTTTACTTGGGACATACCGAGTTTCCCTCCAGCACTGTATATGCGACTGTGGATACTTTCAAGCTCTCCATTACCTATGTTGCCATGCGATTGCATGTTGTGCCCAGTCACGGCTTGACTGGTCTATCTATGTCGACGAGTTCTACACCATGCAGAAGGTGTTCAAGGTGTACCAGATTGGTTTTGTGCCGCCAATACCAGAGGGACTTTGGCCACCTTATGACGGTCCGACCGTTATTTCGGACCCCAACTTGAGGCGTTGTCGTGATAGCCGACCGAGGTCTACCAGAATCCAGAACAACATGGATGAGGCCGACCCTAACCGACCCAAGCGGTGCGGCCTATGCAGACAGCCTGGGCACACGCGTAGGTCTTGCCCCCAGAGAAGCTCCACCGTTGCCGGTAGTTCGTAG